A genomic segment from Clarias gariepinus isolate MV-2021 ecotype Netherlands chromosome 11, CGAR_prim_01v2, whole genome shotgun sequence encodes:
- the tmprss4a gene encoding transmembrane protease serine 4a isoform X1 has protein sequence MMTNNATAQESTTPLNPSQQVLARRGKHRKPMPATKPPRTTCAAKNKRLITILSVLVILGILAVVGYLIAQLVQNSYYFCSKSVKFIPLDKACDGKSDCAEGEDEAFCASHYTANMTFPVRLASNSSVLQMYNDKENMWRTVCADGWTMAHTTVACQKLGYTLNPSYSSVRLTDLSYDLRQSYCAVGPNEAQQVSLNTTNQKTCSSGFVVSLSCSDCGPKAPESRIVGGQNALIENWPWQVSLQLNGQHTCGGSILSPYWIITAAHCFTSTTTLSRWWVVAGSTYITSLGGNAVEKIIINGQYSAQHNDYDLAMIKLAKPLSLRATVKPVCLPPSGLELQGGTPLVVTGWGYQQENGQLSSNLQKAEIPLIDRAQCSSPDIYGSSITKRMLCAGYLQGKVDACQGDSGGPLVRLDKRWTLVGVVSWGVGCAREGEPGVYSNVEQMLNWVYTVMKDF, from the exons ATGATG ACGAATAACGCAACTGCTCAGGAAAGCACTACTCCCCTAAACCCAAGTCAGCAAG TTTTAGCCAGACGTGGCAAGCACAGAAAGCCCATGCCAGCCACAAAGCCACCGAGGACTACGTGTGCGGCAAAGAACAAGCGCCTCATCACCATCCTCTCTGTACTGGTCATATTGGGCATCCTCGCAGTGGTTGGATATTTAA TTGCCCAACTTGTTCAAAATTCTTACTACTTCTGCTCCAAGTCGGTGAAGTTTATTCCCTTGGACAAAGCCTGTGATGGCAAATCAGACTGTGCAGAAGGAGAGGATGAGGCTTTTTGTGCCTCCCATTACACAGCCAACATGACTTTTCCTG TTCGGTTGGCCTCAAATAGTTCTGTgcttcagatgtataatgacaAAGAGAACATGTGGAGAACTGTGTGTGCAGATGGCTGGACTATGGCACACACTACAGTGGCATGTCAGAAGTTGGGATACACATT GAATCCCTCATATAGTTCAGTCCGCCTGACTGATCTGTCATATGATCTGAGGCAGTCTTATTGTGCCGTGGGACCGAATGAAGCACAGCAGGTTTCCCTCAACACAACAAATCA aaaaacatgcagttcaGGTTTCGTAGTTTCCTTATCCTGCTCAG ATTGTGGGCCTAAAGCACCTGAGAGCAGGATTGTAGGAGGGCAAAATGCACTCATTGAGAACTGGCCATGGCAGGTGAGTCTGCAACTGAATGGCCAGCACACATGTGGAGGCTCGATACTGTCGCCATACTGGATTATCACAGCAGCTCACTGCTTTACAAG TACGACAACACTGAGCAGATGGTGGGTGGTGGCAGGCAGTACATACATAACATCACTAGGAGGCAATGCTGTAGaaaaaatcattataaatgGACAGTACAGCGCACAACACAATGATTACGACTTGGCGATGATCAAACTTGCGAAACCACTTTCTCTAAGAG CTACTGTGAAGCCAGTGTGCCTCCCACCTTCTGGTCTTGAGCTCCAAGGAGGAACGCCATTGGTAGTAACTGGCTGGGGCTACCAGCAAGAAAATG GCCAGCTGTCGTCAAACCTTCAGAAGGCTGAGATTCCACTCATAGACCGCGCTCAGTGTTCTAGTCCTGACATTTATGGTAGTAGCATCACTAAGAGAATGCTTTGTGCGGGGTATTTACAGGGCAAAGTGGACGCCTGCCAG GGTGACAGTGGGGGTCCTTTGGTGCGTCTTGACAAACGCTGGACGCTGGTAGGAGTGGTGAGTTGGGGTGTAGGATGTGCCAGAGAAGGCGAACCTGGTGTTTACTCTAATGTGGAGCAGATGCTTAACTGGGTCTACACAGTCATGAAG gACTTTTGA
- the tmprss4a gene encoding transmembrane protease serine 4a isoform X2: MPATKPPRTTCAAKNKRLITILSVLVILGILAVVGYLIAQLVQNSYYFCSKSVKFIPLDKACDGKSDCAEGEDEAFCASHYTANMTFPVRLASNSSVLQMYNDKENMWRTVCADGWTMAHTTVACQKLGYTLNPSYSSVRLTDLSYDLRQSYCAVGPNEAQQVSLNTTNQKTCSSGFVVSLSCSDCGPKAPESRIVGGQNALIENWPWQVSLQLNGQHTCGGSILSPYWIITAAHCFTSTTTLSRWWVVAGSTYITSLGGNAVEKIIINGQYSAQHNDYDLAMIKLAKPLSLRATVKPVCLPPSGLELQGGTPLVVTGWGYQQENGQLSSNLQKAEIPLIDRAQCSSPDIYGSSITKRMLCAGYLQGKVDACQGDSGGPLVRLDKRWTLVGVVSWGVGCAREGEPGVYSNVEQMLNWVYTVMKDF; this comes from the exons ATGCCAGCCACAAAGCCACCGAGGACTACGTGTGCGGCAAAGAACAAGCGCCTCATCACCATCCTCTCTGTACTGGTCATATTGGGCATCCTCGCAGTGGTTGGATATTTAA TTGCCCAACTTGTTCAAAATTCTTACTACTTCTGCTCCAAGTCGGTGAAGTTTATTCCCTTGGACAAAGCCTGTGATGGCAAATCAGACTGTGCAGAAGGAGAGGATGAGGCTTTTTGTGCCTCCCATTACACAGCCAACATGACTTTTCCTG TTCGGTTGGCCTCAAATAGTTCTGTgcttcagatgtataatgacaAAGAGAACATGTGGAGAACTGTGTGTGCAGATGGCTGGACTATGGCACACACTACAGTGGCATGTCAGAAGTTGGGATACACATT GAATCCCTCATATAGTTCAGTCCGCCTGACTGATCTGTCATATGATCTGAGGCAGTCTTATTGTGCCGTGGGACCGAATGAAGCACAGCAGGTTTCCCTCAACACAACAAATCA aaaaacatgcagttcaGGTTTCGTAGTTTCCTTATCCTGCTCAG ATTGTGGGCCTAAAGCACCTGAGAGCAGGATTGTAGGAGGGCAAAATGCACTCATTGAGAACTGGCCATGGCAGGTGAGTCTGCAACTGAATGGCCAGCACACATGTGGAGGCTCGATACTGTCGCCATACTGGATTATCACAGCAGCTCACTGCTTTACAAG TACGACAACACTGAGCAGATGGTGGGTGGTGGCAGGCAGTACATACATAACATCACTAGGAGGCAATGCTGTAGaaaaaatcattataaatgGACAGTACAGCGCACAACACAATGATTACGACTTGGCGATGATCAAACTTGCGAAACCACTTTCTCTAAGAG CTACTGTGAAGCCAGTGTGCCTCCCACCTTCTGGTCTTGAGCTCCAAGGAGGAACGCCATTGGTAGTAACTGGCTGGGGCTACCAGCAAGAAAATG GCCAGCTGTCGTCAAACCTTCAGAAGGCTGAGATTCCACTCATAGACCGCGCTCAGTGTTCTAGTCCTGACATTTATGGTAGTAGCATCACTAAGAGAATGCTTTGTGCGGGGTATTTACAGGGCAAAGTGGACGCCTGCCAG GGTGACAGTGGGGGTCCTTTGGTGCGTCTTGACAAACGCTGGACGCTGGTAGGAGTGGTGAGTTGGGGTGTAGGATGTGCCAGAGAAGGCGAACCTGGTGTTTACTCTAATGTGGAGCAGATGCTTAACTGGGTCTACACAGTCATGAAG gACTTTTGA